The genomic region TTAAATTTCATTCTCCAACTTTGGCGAGCCACCTTACATGAATGAGTGTGTCGCTAGCACAAAAATGTTAGGTAGTATTACCGGTATTAATACTTGTACGATCCATACAGTCCTTCATATGTAACGTTACAAGCGAAACAGTAAGCGGCCATTAGATGAAGCTATTATTTTAGCGGCTGTTTCACTACTTTGCTTGTAACGTTACAGTTTGTTTTGGACATAGAAAAAGCACCCCGGAGGATGCCCTAATAGTTTGAATTAACAATCCAGTTATCTTCTGGATACTCGTGAGATTCATTATAAAAACAAGTGATTTGTTTTATAGCTCCATCAATGGCCTCTCCTTTAGTATCAAAGATATTTCTTGAAGAAATGTATGGACTTGCTTGTTCAGGACCTTGATAAAAGTGACTAGTGCTATGAGAATAAAACCCAGTAGAATCCCTCTTAATTTTAACTTTGATAGTTTGTTCCCCGACAGTCATTTCATATTCGGCAACAATTTCACATAATGTTGAAACTTTTGGGTTGTTAGCTAAAAAATCTTTCAAGATTAACACCTCCATTCATCGGTATACTTCGACAAAGGGAGATATTATCCTTCAAATAGGTGAGGTAATTGTCAGTACAATTGGTTCTGGCGAAAAAACGCCACCGCAAGGATGGCATAAATAGTTATCATTAAAAAGAAAAAATACCTTATTCTCTGTAAATGCGTCTGTCCACGCTTTATATTTTACCAACCATCCATAATTTCTTTCATGACTTCCAGGCTCTGCTCATAGAACCAATACCGCTTTCCTTTTTCTTTACGACGCTCCAGCAACCTCATCCGCGGATCATGTAGAAACTCTCTTTCTAAGAAGCTTTTACTCATACACATTCGCTTTGACATTTCGTCAATATCCCACATAATCAAAAATTGCTGGAATTCTGTGTCCAGCTTTTCATTGAGGTGTTTTCTGACCTCTCTATGATTAATATTAATCTCTTCAGGTTTCAATGCCTTTAACTTCCTCCCACTTTTTTAAATGATTATGGAATTTGATCTTTCTTGAACCTATTGATCAATTAAATCTCTTTCTATTTTCTTATGACTAGGTAAATCGCCCACCCATCTTCAGACAGTATCAGCTGATTACATAAAGAGTCCCGGACCGGATAGAAACTGTTTCGGCTGCTCCAATTCACTTTCCCTTACATTTCCCTATACCCCACGCGTGTTTTTTTCAATCCATTTGAATAACAAGTGAGTAGAAATCTTAACACCAAATTTGCGATTGACGGGAAAGTCTGGACGACGCATAAGCTCTGCCATTGTTGTAGCACTACAGCGTAATACTTTCATTGCCTCGGTTCTCGTGAGAACTGGAGGAAGTTCATTTAATGAACTGATTCTTTCAACGAGCATTTCAGTTGCTCGATCAGCAATCTTAGCTGCGACTTGATCGATGAATTTCTCATCGTATTGAATTGTGAACATTAGACCACCTTCTTTCGGATAAATTCCCAAGTATATATAGACCTCATTTATCTATGCAGTATAAGCAGGTTATTCATTCATTAAACAAGCATACAGACCGTTTTAGGCTGTATGGTGCCAATGGTAGTCGCTTTCCTTGTACCCATTATGAATCCACCCTCTACCTGGGCTATCATCCTAAGTGACAGCTTTGTTTTTTCTATTTTGCTTTTTTACTCGTCCACATTGTAGATGAAACAAAAAAAGAACAGACGCTTTGCTGCTCTTTAATTTTGCATAAGGTGTGTCACAGTCATTATTATCTTATTTGATTGAGCGGAACTTTTATAATTAAATCACTTTTTCCGGATGCAATTTAAACCCTCTTGAGAGCAAATCTTCAACAATGTTCATCCGAATGGCAAACCCCTGCTTTTCGTTATCACTCACCACATAGTAAGCGTCAGGGTTTATCCTAACCGCCCCCGCTCCGCTTTGGAAAATAAATAGCCAGCCGTCATCTTGTACTTTCATAATTGTAATGGTCTCATAGAATCCGTGCTTCACAGCGTTCTTATTCCCCCATTTTGGATTGCAATTTCCGCGGTTCCCGACAGCTGCTTTATTGCCTGGTAGAAAACGGCCGGTCTTTGGATCCCTCTCCATTCCATCATGCTCCTTCACCGTGTTCGTTTCGGGAAAAATGTTAGCCTTTCTTAACTCTGCCAATCTCTTCTGAATACGAACTTCAGCGAACAATCTTGGCCCGTATTATGTTAGGTTCAAACCTTGCAACCGTGCTTCGAAAGAGGTTGCAACTATCGTAAAAAGGTTGCATCCTTTTATTGAGGTCCTTTCATTAAACGTTCCAAATAAAAAGAGCGCTCTAATAGTAACGTTACCATTCAAAAAGAACGCTTATACCAAAATAAAAAGCAAGCATTTGCAACAGTTTGTAGCGTTTAAAAACTTAGGTTTTCTCATACTCTGTAGCATTACAAAACGTCTCTTTTTAAGGCAGCCGAAAAAGCCGAAAACTCTTTTTATGGACTATGTTTATTCCATAATTCTTTTTTAGGGCGTTAGAAATGTGAGAGTTGTAGCATCAATTTCTGTTCATCGCTTCCTCATACAAAACCTGTAAGTGTTCCTCAAAACTCATGCCATGCTCTTTCTCTATCCACACTCTATAGCGTTTGCTATGCCACTTATGAGCGGCTGCATATCTCCTGACTGTTTGATAAGGGATATTGAACCGCTCACTCACATCTTTTAAAGAAACTCTGCTCTCGTATCCAGAATCGATAAAGAATTGCTCTACTGCATTCCAGTCGTATTTTCTATTCATTGAGTACTCACCATCTGAAGACTATTTTAATTTACTCGTATCAATCGCTTGCTGTACTGTATTAATAATCCGCTGTAGTTGCTCAGTTTTTCCTTTTTCAATAAAATGACTTGAGATACGGAGAAGAATCCTCTCAAGAGCTTCAAATTTTGAATATTTCTTTCTGCTCTCTACATAAATCTCGCATTCCCTAAGTATCTCAATACATCCGTTATCTTTAATGTGATAAACCTCAACCTTAGGCATCGGGTACCTCCTTTAAATAGCCGAATGTTAAGCAGGTGTTTTTATCTTCTGTATAAACCTTACAGCGCAATTTTTTATCATCGTCTTCCATTTCATAAGTGAAGGAACCTCTTAAATATAAGCGCTGCTTCCCTGGTCCTTTGAATTTAATTTCTAAGCAATCTTCGCTATAAAAAGACTCTTCTCCAACACTTTTAATTTCACCATCAAAATAAAAAGAAGACTGATTTTGTGTAAGCCTCCACTGGCATTTCTGCTTTTTCAGACTTTCTAGAATTGCTATGATTTCAGCGGTACAGTTGCTTACTAATTTCATTCAATCCGCTCCTTTTAGGACTGCCGGAAATTCCTCATCAATTCAACTAACTTCTGAAGTTGATTTTTTAGCTCTATTAGCTGCTGATGAGCTCTTTTGAACTTTCGTCGATCGGAACGGCTGGCCTTTTCATCTGGAATCGCGACAGGCATTAATTTGTCTATTTTGCTTTCCAGTCGGATCCGTTGCTTCTCCAGTTGGCTAAAATTCCGCTGCAGTTCTCTAAAAACAGCCTGTCCTCGAGAAGTAAGCACTCTATCTCCATGCATTTCTCTGAGTTTTTCATCAATGGTCATTTTCATCACCTCCCTTCAGCAATAAAAAAGGGATACCAGAATCAGCACAGTACCAGCTGCGCTAAAAATGGTATCCCCGGTTTTTCCGGTAGATCTATGTAGTTGTGTTCCATACTCACTCTTCAAATTTGAGGAGTGAGCGGCTACATCTTCCCTTTTTCAGTGTTCTCCCAAGAAGTGATTTTTCCATCGTGAGTCTTGGCAATAAAATGGCCATGATCAAACATTTCAATGCATCGTACTTTTCCTTCGCTAATAATTAATATAGTTGGTTCGGGGTCCATCAAATTTGCTGTTACTTGCATTCTCTGATAATCTATTTTAAATTTCCCGCTCATAAATGCCTCCTGATCCTGATTTCTCATTTTGCTCCCTCTATCACCTGCAAATTGGGCTTATTATATTCAAGGCTTATGACTTCACCAAATTCATCGACAGCTGCTGTATACGTAGGGATGGGGCCGAATGTCTCCTGAAACTTCTCGAACATTTTACCGCTCAATTCTTTGTTTTGATCGAGAGCCTTTCGCATGTCATCCATGTAAATATTAAATAAATAACAGTCCTGGTCATGCTCTATCCTTTGAATAAAAATCGCATCCTGAAAGGTTTTGTAATCAATTGCTTCTGGAAGAGCGGCTATATAATCCATAGTCTCATTTTTAGGTCCATCCCAATAATGAAGATCTCTGTTTAAAGATAATAACGACAAAAAGTTTGTTTTATCCATCTTCCACCCTTCAAAGAAAATGCCTGGTAACACATCTAGAAATCCCGATGTATCCGCAAAATCTAAGTTCAGCTTTAATAAGTTTTGAATTTTATGTTTGAGCCCTATCAATCGTTCTAATTGTTGTTTCCCTCTCTTACGAAGCTTTATTGAGATTAGTCCTCTTTCTAGCCGATCGAGATCTTTTAATAACTCTTTAAATCGAGCCTTTTTACGTCTATCTTCATTCCGGAAATAAACTAAATGCTTGCTGTATCTCTTCATCCAGACGATTGGATTATAGCGGCTGTAAGAAGTGAACTTCTGTATTACATCTACATCGAAGACTTCACGTAAATCCTTCTCAATAGCCTCATAGCTCTCATCACCATTTTTAATTGATACGCTAACTACCGAACTATACACTTTCATTTTCAATTCACTAAGTTGATCAACCGCTTTACGATGAAATTCAAAGTATTCATCTGCATGTTTATTAAATACTCTTTCGATTTCTGAACATCTGTTAAAATATTCTAGATTTATAGCCATAATTATCACACTCCACCTCTCAGAATCGTTTGTATTGCATTTTATTTGAACCTCTAGTGTTATTTATCTCAAAGAAGTTAATGGCCGCCATACTCAAAATTATGAAGAATAACGGCTATATAAAAATTCTCATGACGTTTTTTTGGTGATCTGCTATACTGACTGAAGAAAATATGTTTAATATTTCGTGAAAATCCATTGTTGCGAGCAATGGGTTTTTATTTTGCTTTCAATACGCCGATCGATAACTCTTTAACGATTGTGGTATAGATCTCTTTTAAACGGACATCAGACTCTATCACATCCATTTTGGTAGTGCTGTTAATTTTCGTTTGAGTAGTTCCAGCTGTTATTAAACGAGCTTTTAAGTTATTTAAGCGGATATTTAAATTACAATGGGCCCGCTCTTCTAAGATGGCATAACTTCTGTTTCTTAAATCTCTGTAATTTCCTCCAGAATGATATCCTGCTTTTTGCATCATTCGATTTATGGATTCTCTCCAACCTTCATCACGCTTCAGGAACGTTTCTTTTATCGTTGTAACATTATCTGTAAGCGACTTAATTTCTTCATCCCTTCTAGCATCCTCTAATTGCTTTTGGGCCATCGAATCAAACAAATGCTTAAACATTTGCAACTCCGGACTTAAATTCTGGATATCAGGTTGGATCAACTCTTTTTCCATCTCTTCAAACCTACTAACATATGCTGCTGTAAAGAGGATTCCTTTTTCTCCTGTTAACTTGTTGGCAACCATATCGCAGCCTTTTTTCGTTAAAAAGAAATGCGGCCTAGGTTTACCTTGCGAATCTGTATAAAAGCTTTCAAAGAAAAAATCAGCGAAAGCAAAATTGCTTTTACCTAAAATCCCCACATATTTTCTAATATCTCTAAGTAAATCTGCGTGATTCTTATCAACCATCTCAGCTACCTGACGACTATCTACTAGCAACTGGCCATTTCGATTAATGATCTCTAAACTATTCATGAGCACCCTCTGCTTCCGCTGCTTTCTTGGCCCAATAGCGTTCTTGAGCAGCTTTGGCTTTCTCCGGATGTTCTTCGTGGTACTTTTTTCGATAGTTTTTTAAGTGTTCTTTGTTTTTTCTCTCCACTTTTTCATGTACTCATTTCGCGCTTTTTTCGCCGCTTCACTTATAGCCATAGCAACCAGTCTCCCTTTCATTGAATTCTCAAGGTTTTTCTATAATCGTCCGTGAAAACATCAATGAATTTTGTTTTGTTGAACATTCGACTAAAGGTACGTTCTCCAATTGCTTGCGGAAGTTCTATCTCATTGAAATTGGATGTATAAATAGTCGGTTTTCCAATTCTGTTATTGACCACTTCGAATAATTTCGTCTTGCTCCAAGCGAACTCGTCCTTGCTACCGGTCTCACTTCCGACGTCATCCAAGATCAACAAAGAAAAGCGCTTAAGATCTTTAAAAATGTCTTCTTCTGATTTGCTAGCACCTTTGTTATAGGTTGCTTTGATCTTTGCCAATAAGGCTCCAGTTGTTAAAAATCCGACTGCAAAACCTTTCTCTTTCAACGTGCGAGCAATTGCTACGCATAGATGTGATTTCCCCGTACCGCAACTTCCCATCAAAATCAGGCTATAGCGGTCCTCTTCTTGATTTGCTAAGAAGTGCTTGGTATATTCAACAGCCTCTTTTAACGCCCTGGCTGTTACGTGATTCGTTTCTTTGTAATTTTTAAAACCAGCGTCTACTAAATCACTGGGGATCATTAAATAGTCCTTCATCAACTGCTCTCGACGATCTGAACTAGCCTGAAATTCTTGTTTTTTCATGAACTCTTGTAATTCTTTGGCTTTATTGCAATTTAAACATTCATCTGAAACTGATACTTCTATCCACTCTGTACTCTCCTGAAATTTATAAAGAAAAGTTGAATCAGATTCGCTTCCGCATTTGTCACAAACCCTACGCTGAGTTTTAACAGTAAAATCATCCCGATCTTGTAACTCCGGTACATAACGCTTAACCATCTTTTTATACAACCGTTGCATATCAAAGGCTTGATCCGCTTTTATCAAAAGTAGTTACCTCCTTGAAAAGTAGTTTTATAGAGCTGAAGACATTCCCTTGGTCAGCGAAGAATTAAAAAGGGAAATCCTCTTTCAGTGCTTCTAGCTCCTGCCGCTCCTGTTCTGTTAAAGGGGCCGGCTCTTGCACGCCGCTTGGTCGGCTAGACATTTCTTTAAATGACTTGCTATGGCTGCTGCTGAATTGCTTTTTGATCTTCCGCTCGTAATTTTCGTTATATTCCTTTACAGCGGCTAATGTATAAAGCTCTAAGTTGTGGAGATTAGAAAGAGTCTGATCGATGTATCGCGGCGGATTCTTTGGATGCTGTAGCTTAACCCTACGGATCGTTTCACAAATAATTTCTTCTGGTTCTTGAAATTGGCTCTTATCGATCCAATCATTAATCGTTTGTATGAACATGGCTCCTGGGAACGAACCAAAATGTTTTTCATATTCTTGAATTGGATTTGGCTTGTCCAATAGATCATCATCCTTTTCTTTAGATATTTCTTTAATCTTTCTTTCTTGGGTGCAGGATTCATCACCTGTTGAAGTAACCTTTTCTTCATCAGGTGCAGAATCGTTCACCTGTTTACTTTTTGTTCTACTCTGTATAAGCCAATCATCATAATTCTTGTTAAAAGTAATTCTTCTAGTTTGATTAAATGAAGCTGGTTGAGTTTCAATCAAAATTTGAGCTTTAACTAAAACGTTAATCGCTTCTTGGATATTTCTTTTAGAAAACCCAGTAGCTTTTATAAAAAAACTAAGAGCAATATCATGATCTTTCCTGTTAAACCCATAAGTCATTCGCCATACAATCATTAGCACAGAGAGTTGTGTCGCATTAAACTTTCTGCTAGACACTTCTTCTAAAATCTCATTCGCGACTCTGGTATAACCTCTCTCCAATTGAACATCTGCCATATCACCTCACCTACTTCATTTTTCCTCTGAAGTCTTTTGTTGCTTCACTTTATCGATAGCCGATAAGACTAACTGCTTTCTCTCATGACTCATTTCAGTTCTCATCCAATTACGAATTGTGTTTTCGTGTACATTCACAACTTTGGCGATAATCCAAAAAGGAA from Bacillus sp. FJAT-52991 harbors:
- a CDS encoding Rha family transcriptional regulator, which translates into the protein MNSLEIINRNGQLLVDSRQVAEMVDKNHADLLRDIRKYVGILGKSNFAFADFFFESFYTDSQGKPRPHFFLTKKGCDMVANKLTGEKGILFTAAYVSRFEEMEKELIQPDIQNLSPELQMFKHLFDSMAQKQLEDARRDEEIKSLTDNVTTIKETFLKRDEGWRESINRMMQKAGYHSGGNYRDLRNRSYAILEERAHCNLNIRLNNLKARLITAGTTQTKINSTTKMDVIESDVRLKEIYTTIVKELSIGVLKAK
- a CDS encoding ATP-binding protein; the encoded protein is MIKADQAFDMQRLYKKMVKRYVPELQDRDDFTVKTQRRVCDKCGSESDSTFLYKFQESTEWIEVSVSDECLNCNKAKELQEFMKKQEFQASSDRREQLMKDYLMIPSDLVDAGFKNYKETNHVTARALKEAVEYTKHFLANQEEDRYSLILMGSCGTGKSHLCVAIARTLKEKGFAVGFLTTGALLAKIKATYNKGASKSEEDIFKDLKRFSLLILDDVGSETGSKDEFAWSKTKLFEVVNNRIGKPTIYTSNFNEIELPQAIGERTFSRMFNKTKFIDVFTDDYRKTLRIQ
- a CDS encoding replication protein; the protein is MADVQLERGYTRVANEILEEVSSRKFNATQLSVLMIVWRMTYGFNRKDHDIALSFFIKATGFSKRNIQEAINVLVKAQILIETQPASFNQTRRITFNKNYDDWLIQSRTKSKQVNDSAPDEEKVTSTGDESCTQERKIKEISKEKDDDLLDKPNPIQEYEKHFGSFPGAMFIQTINDWIDKSQFQEPEEIICETIRRVKLQHPKNPPRYIDQTLSNLHNLELYTLAAVKEYNENYERKIKKQFSSSHSKSFKEMSSRPSGVQEPAPLTEQERQELEALKEDFPF